A window from Flavobacterium sp. 83 encodes these proteins:
- a CDS encoding efflux RND transporter permease subunit, with protein sequence MKLAEISIKRPSLVIVLFTMLILGGLFSYSQLGYELIPKFEQNVITIATVYPGASPSEVENTVTKKIEDAVASLENIKKIDSKSYESLSVVSISFNSNAKVDISMNDAQRKINAIISDLPDDAKTPSLSKFSLSDLPIITIGANGKMDEVAFYDLIDKKIAPVLSRVAGVAQVNVIGGQEREIQVNLDAAKLQGYGLSVPQVQQTILSSNLDFPTGNIQTRDQKILIRLAGKYKNVEELRNLVVSSQNGVQVRLGDIADVQDTQKIAEKISRIDQKSAIVLQIIKQSDANAVAVSEVLIKTINKLTTDYKKNGLQLQVAKDSTIFTLEAADSVVHDLLIAVLLVAFVMLFFLHSIRNSLIVMVSIPASLIATFIGIYLMGYTLNLMSLLGLSLVVGILVDDAIVVLENIYRHMEMGKNRVRAAYDGTAEIGGTVVSITLVIVVVFLPIAMSSGLVSNIITQFCVTVIISTLLSLLASFTIIPWLSSRYGKLEHIEGKNLFGRIILGFESYLTRFINWISHLLTWCLDHYKTTLAIVLVLFFASTIGLAAGGFIGGEFFATSDSGEFLVQIEMPKDASLEQTNFMTQKAEAFLKTQEYVHSQITTVGQTSEGFGASQATAYKAEIDVKMIEQKERTEGASVYAAKIKRKLEKILVGAKVKTAPVGILGTAEIATLGLIVTGPNVESAMKFAKLAEAELKTIPGTTEIKLTVEDGNPEINVQVDRDKMAALGLTLQTVGGTMQTAYSGNTDGKFRAGEYEYDINIRYNSFDRKSIEDVSNLIFINSSGQQIKLSQFATIKEGSGPSQLERRDKTASVTVQGQNVGVASGTIVSQWQEKLDKLEKPTGVNYIWGGDQENQSEGFGTLGIALLAAIILVYLVMVSLYDSFVHPFVVLFAIPLSFIGAMLALALTNNTLNIFTILGVIMLIGLVCKNAIMLVDYTNQRRAAGESIRTALIQANHARLRPILMTTIAMVFGMFPIALASGAGAEWKNGLAWVIIGGLISSLFLTLIVVPVIYEIMEKLISKFSKGEKTDYEAEMVADYVHTELSEDGFNPKHTL encoded by the coding sequence ATGAAATTAGCAGAAATATCTATAAAACGTCCCTCCTTAGTAATTGTATTGTTTACAATGCTGATATTAGGCGGACTATTCAGCTACAGTCAACTGGGCTACGAATTAATTCCTAAATTCGAACAAAACGTAATTACCATTGCAACGGTATATCCTGGAGCTTCACCAAGTGAGGTAGAAAACACGGTAACCAAAAAAATAGAAGATGCCGTTGCTTCTCTAGAAAACATCAAAAAAATTGATTCTAAATCCTACGAAAGTTTGTCAGTCGTATCGATTTCGTTTAATTCAAATGCCAAAGTTGACATCTCGATGAATGATGCGCAACGAAAAATAAATGCCATCATCAGTGATTTACCAGATGATGCCAAGACGCCTTCATTATCTAAATTCTCTTTGAGCGATTTACCAATTATAACCATTGGTGCCAACGGAAAAATGGATGAAGTCGCTTTTTATGACTTAATTGATAAAAAAATAGCTCCAGTTCTTTCTCGAGTTGCAGGTGTTGCGCAAGTAAACGTTATTGGAGGACAAGAACGTGAAATTCAAGTCAATCTTGATGCTGCAAAACTGCAAGGTTATGGTCTTTCAGTTCCGCAAGTGCAGCAAACTATTTTGAGTTCCAATTTAGATTTCCCAACAGGAAATATTCAAACTCGTGATCAAAAAATATTAATTCGTTTAGCGGGGAAATATAAAAATGTTGAAGAATTGCGCAATTTAGTAGTCTCGTCTCAAAACGGAGTTCAAGTTCGTCTTGGTGATATTGCCGATGTCCAGGATACTCAAAAAATTGCTGAAAAAATATCACGAATCGATCAAAAAAGCGCTATCGTTTTACAAATTATTAAACAATCTGATGCAAATGCAGTTGCCGTAAGTGAGGTATTGATTAAAACAATAAACAAACTTACAACTGATTATAAAAAAAATGGATTACAACTTCAAGTAGCCAAAGACAGTACTATTTTTACACTTGAAGCTGCTGATTCTGTTGTACATGATTTATTGATTGCAGTACTTTTAGTTGCCTTTGTAATGTTGTTTTTCTTACACAGTATTAGAAACTCGCTTATTGTAATGGTTTCTATTCCAGCATCATTAATTGCTACATTTATTGGGATTTATTTGATGGGATACACTTTAAACTTAATGAGTTTACTTGGATTATCTCTTGTAGTTGGTATTCTTGTCGATGATGCCATCGTGGTCCTTGAAAACATTTACAGGCACATGGAAATGGGTAAAAACCGCGTTCGTGCTGCTTATGACGGAACAGCTGAAATTGGTGGAACTGTAGTGTCAATTACTTTAGTTATTGTGGTTGTGTTTTTACCAATCGCCATGAGTTCAGGTTTGGTTTCAAACATTATTACACAGTTTTGTGTAACCGTTATTATCTCAACATTATTGTCATTACTAGCTTCGTTTACCATTATTCCTTGGTTGTCTTCCCGTTATGGAAAATTAGAACATATTGAAGGTAAAAATCTTTTCGGAAGGATTATCCTTGGATTTGAAAGCTATTTAACCCGTTTCATCAACTGGATCTCCCATTTATTGACATGGTGTTTAGATCATTATAAAACGACCTTAGCAATTGTTCTTGTCCTCTTTTTCGCATCAACTATCGGATTAGCTGCAGGAGGTTTTATAGGTGGCGAATTCTTTGCAACATCAGATAGTGGTGAGTTTTTAGTTCAAATAGAAATGCCAAAAGATGCGTCATTAGAACAAACCAACTTTATGACTCAAAAAGCAGAAGCTTTTTTGAAAACACAAGAATATGTTCACAGTCAAATTACAACTGTTGGGCAAACGAGCGAAGGTTTTGGTGCCTCACAGGCAACTGCTTATAAAGCTGAGATTGACGTAAAAATGATTGAACAAAAAGAGCGTACTGAGGGAGCATCAGTTTATGCCGCAAAAATCAAAAGAAAACTAGAAAAAATATTAGTTGGTGCCAAAGTAAAAACAGCTCCGGTTGGTATTTTAGGAACAGCTGAAATTGCAACTTTAGGTTTAATTGTAACTGGGCCAAACGTGGAAAGCGCCATGAAATTTGCCAAATTAGCTGAAGCTGAATTAAAAACAATTCCTGGTACTACCGAGATTAAACTTACTGTTGAAGATGGAAATCCAGAAATTAACGTACAGGTTGACAGAGATAAAATGGCTGCTCTTGGACTTACTTTACAAACAGTAGGAGGAACAATGCAAACCGCTTATTCCGGAAACACAGATGGAAAATTCAGAGCCGGTGAATACGAATATGACATCAATATAAGGTACAATAGTTTTGACAGAAAAAGTATTGAAGATGTTAGTAATCTAATTTTCATCAACTCATCTGGTCAGCAAATTAAATTATCGCAATTTGCAACAATCAAGGAAGGTTCCGGACCAAGTCAATTAGAACGTAGAGACAAAACTGCTTCGGTAACGGTACAAGGTCAAAATGTAGGTGTGGCTTCTGGAACCATTGTTTCGCAATGGCAAGAAAAACTTGACAAGTTAGAAAAACCAACTGGTGTAAACTATATTTGGGGTGGCGATCAAGAAAACCAAAGTGAAGGTTTTGGAACATTAGGAATAGCCTTATTAGCAGCTATAATCTTAGTTTATCTTGTAATGGTTTCTTTATATGACAGTTTTGTCCATCCATTTGTGGTATTATTTGCTATTCCGCTTTCGTTCATTGGAGCAATGTTAGCTTTAGCGTTAACGAATAACACTTTGAATATTTTCACCATTCTTGGAGTAATCATGCTTATTGGTTTAGTGTGTAAAAATGCAATTATGCTAGTCGATTACACCAATCAAAGAAGAGCCGCAGGAGAATCGATAAGAACGGCATTAATTCAAGCGAATCACGCGAGACTTCGTCCAATTTTGATGACAACTATTGCGATGGTATTTGGTATGTTCCCAATTGCATTAGCATCTGGAGCCGGAGCTGAATGGAAAAATGGTTTGGCTTGGGTAATTATTGGAGGATTGATTTCTTCGTTATTCTTAACCTTGATTGTCGTTCCTGTAATTTATGAAATTATGGAGAAATTAATTTCTAAATTTAGCAAAGGAGAAAAAACAGACTACGAAGCTGAAATGGTTGCCGATTATGTTCACACTGAACTAAGTGAAGATGGTTTTAATCCAAAACATACGCTTTAA
- a CDS encoding efflux RND transporter periplasmic adaptor subunit gives MKKNIITGIIILGALAIIAVVLTNNKKENKAKTDVVAQKNASVSVKVETVKTDEVSLDFSANGNFEPLQELSFSAEKPGRVVRVLVDEGSTVHIGQTLAIVRSEQITSDLETAQASYQNALTDYNRFENAFKTGGVTKQQLDQAKLGLVTAKSRLQQAKVNIGDTNIKSTINGIVNKRYIEPGSVLGAATQMFDIVNVTRLKLKVTVNENQVASLKLGNNVNVKASVYPDANFSGKITFIAPKADSRLNFPIEIEIANNSSNDLKAGMYGTAEFASNQQKQSLMIVPRNAFVGSVSSNQIFTVENGIAKLKKVTAGRIIGDKVEILNGLSDGETVIVTGQINLQDGSKVDIIK, from the coding sequence ATGAAGAAAAATATAATAACCGGAATAATTATTTTAGGCGCACTAGCAATCATAGCAGTAGTTTTAACAAACAATAAAAAAGAAAATAAAGCAAAAACAGATGTTGTTGCTCAAAAAAATGCAAGTGTTTCTGTTAAAGTTGAAACGGTAAAAACAGATGAAGTTTCACTTGATTTTTCGGCTAATGGAAATTTTGAGCCACTGCAAGAATTGAGCTTTTCTGCTGAAAAACCTGGAAGAGTGGTACGTGTTTTAGTAGATGAAGGATCGACAGTACATATAGGTCAAACTCTGGCAATTGTAAGAAGTGAACAAATAACATCAGACTTAGAAACAGCACAAGCTTCCTACCAAAATGCATTAACTGATTATAATCGTTTTGAAAATGCATTCAAAACAGGAGGAGTTACAAAACAACAATTAGACCAGGCAAAATTAGGGCTTGTTACTGCAAAATCAAGATTGCAACAAGCTAAAGTCAATATTGGTGATACGAACATCAAATCCACCATTAACGGAATTGTAAACAAAAGATATATTGAGCCAGGATCAGTTCTTGGTGCTGCAACCCAAATGTTTGACATTGTAAATGTTACTAGGCTAAAATTAAAAGTTACGGTTAATGAAAATCAAGTAGCCAGCTTAAAATTAGGAAACAATGTAAATGTTAAAGCAAGTGTTTATCCTGATGCTAATTTTTCAGGTAAAATTACTTTTATCGCTCCAAAAGCGGATTCCCGTTTAAACTTTCCTATAGAAATAGAAATTGCCAACAATTCCTCTAATGATTTGAAAGCAGGAATGTACGGAACAGCTGAATTTGCTTCAAACCAACAAAAACAATCGTTGATGATTGTTCCTAGAAATGCATTTGTAGGTAGTGTAAGCAGCAACCAAATATTTACAGTCGAAAATGGAATTGCTAAACTAAAAAAGGTTACCGCAGGTAGAATCATTGGAGACAAAGTAGAAATTTTAAACGGTCTTTCTGATGGTGAAACTGTGATTGTTACAGGCCAAATTAACCTTCAAGACGGATCTAAAGTAGATATTATAAAATAG
- a CDS encoding TolC family protein, with protein sequence MKNIILITFLIFAITAKSQDTKSLTLKDAITYALENKADAKKAKLKVENSEYQIQEVRSRALPQISANGGLTYNPILQTTFLDGGSFGGEPGTTVKLNFGQKWNSTAGVSLTQTLFDQSVFTGLKAARSTREFYQINDQLTEEQVIERVANNYYQVYVQRQKLNVLDSTYVNTNKVKTIIKGQFDNGLAKKIDLDRILVKISNINTQRQQILNAVQLQENALKFYIGMPIETKITIPQTEFQVTPQAFSEAPNTANRTEYLLLKKQEQLLMFQKKADEAAYYPTLSLSAGYNYIGQGPKMPWGAKPADGVYWSDYSSIGLNLKVPIFTGFGTRAKVRQADVNLRSLKEDIKDTKLSLDLAYENANIQINNSVITINNQKENAQLAQEVLNNTRNNYIQGLASLTDLLDAENSLTEAQNNYTSAILDYKLAEIQLIKSKGELKTLLNN encoded by the coding sequence ATGAAAAATATAATTTTAATCACCTTCTTGATATTTGCAATAACTGCAAAATCACAAGATACCAAATCGCTAACGCTTAAAGATGCGATTACTTATGCTTTAGAAAATAAAGCAGATGCTAAAAAAGCCAAACTTAAAGTAGAAAACAGCGAATACCAAATTCAAGAAGTTCGTTCCAGAGCATTACCACAAATTTCAGCTAATGGAGGTTTAACATACAACCCTATTTTACAAACTACATTCCTTGACGGAGGCTCTTTTGGTGGTGAACCTGGAACTACCGTTAAACTTAATTTTGGACAAAAATGGAACTCCACAGCTGGGGTTTCTTTAACACAAACACTTTTTGACCAATCTGTGTTTACCGGATTAAAAGCTGCCAGATCAACTAGAGAATTCTATCAGATAAATGATCAATTAACAGAAGAACAAGTAATTGAAAGAGTTGCAAATAATTACTATCAGGTTTATGTTCAAAGACAAAAATTAAATGTTCTGGACAGTACTTATGTGAATACCAACAAAGTGAAAACGATAATTAAAGGACAATTTGACAATGGTCTTGCCAAAAAAATTGACTTGGATAGAATTTTAGTAAAAATTTCGAACATCAATACACAACGTCAGCAAATTTTAAATGCAGTTCAATTACAAGAAAATGCTTTGAAATTTTACATTGGAATGCCAATTGAAACTAAAATTACTATTCCACAAACTGAATTTCAAGTTACGCCTCAAGCATTCTCTGAAGCGCCAAATACAGCAAACAGAACAGAATATTTGCTTTTGAAAAAACAAGAACAATTATTAATGTTTCAAAAGAAAGCAGATGAAGCGGCATACTACCCAACACTTTCCCTTTCAGCGGGCTACAATTATATTGGTCAGGGCCCAAAAATGCCTTGGGGAGCAAAACCTGCTGATGGTGTTTACTGGTCTGATTACTCTTCTATTGGCTTGAACTTAAAAGTTCCCATTTTTACCGGATTTGGAACTCGAGCCAAAGTAAGACAAGCTGATGTTAATTTAAGATCCTTGAAAGAAGACATAAAAGACACCAAATTAAGTCTTGATTTAGCGTATGAAAATGCTAACATTCAAATTAACAACAGCGTCATTACGATAAATAATCAAAAGGAAAATGCGCAATTAGCACAAGAAGTATTAAACAACACCAGAAATAATTACATACAAGGATTGGCTTCTTTAACTGATTTATTGGATGCAGAAAATTCATTGACAGAGGCACAGAACAATTATACTTCTGCAATATTAGATTACAAACTGGCAGAAATTCAATTAATCAAATCAAAAGGAGAATTAAAAACATTACTAAACAACTAA
- a CDS encoding Y-family DNA polymerase has translation MYALVDCNNFYASCERVFQPQFAGKPIAILSNNDGCVISRSSEAKAAGIPMGAPAFKIKELVKEKGVTLFSSNYALYGDLSNRVMSILGQFTPNLEIYSIDEAFLNFDGMNVLDYHDYGVQMKTRIQKWVGIPVCIGFAETKALSKVANKIAKKFQERTAGVYVIDSDEKRIKALKWTKIEDVWGIGYRMNKKMKARNIATALDFIAPQHESWIKKEMGVVGLRLKYELEGKSVLDLEPLADQKKSIAITRSFPKQISDFDLLRERIATFASVCAEKLRKQNSCCHTIIVLLVIDKHTVQTSKYYFNMAVTLPFATNSTLTISNAAIDMFQQLYKGNENIKFKKAGVIVTELIDENRKQLQLFEEENPKHLELMKVMDRLNNKIGEKKVKLATQNLSLTWNMNQKHLSPKYTTNFKDILEIKCQ, from the coding sequence ATGTATGCTTTAGTCGACTGTAACAATTTCTACGCTTCTTGCGAAAGGGTTTTTCAACCTCAATTTGCAGGAAAACCTATTGCAATATTGTCAAATAATGATGGTTGTGTAATTTCCAGAAGCAGTGAAGCTAAAGCGGCTGGAATCCCAATGGGTGCACCCGCTTTTAAAATCAAGGAGCTAGTAAAAGAGAAAGGAGTAACGTTATTTTCTTCGAATTATGCCCTTTATGGTGATTTGAGTAATAGAGTCATGTCAATTTTGGGACAGTTCACGCCTAATTTAGAAATTTATAGTATTGATGAAGCTTTTCTGAATTTTGACGGTATGAATGTTTTGGACTATCATGATTATGGGGTTCAAATGAAAACCCGCATCCAAAAATGGGTAGGAATTCCGGTTTGCATTGGCTTTGCCGAAACCAAAGCATTGTCAAAAGTAGCCAATAAAATAGCTAAGAAATTTCAAGAGAGAACGGCAGGTGTTTATGTAATAGACAGTGATGAAAAACGTATCAAAGCTTTAAAATGGACTAAAATTGAAGATGTTTGGGGAATTGGCTATCGGATGAATAAAAAGATGAAAGCACGAAATATTGCCACTGCTTTAGACTTTATAGCACCACAACACGAATCTTGGATTAAGAAAGAAATGGGAGTTGTAGGCCTTCGGTTAAAATATGAATTAGAAGGGAAATCTGTTTTAGATTTAGAACCTCTTGCAGATCAAAAAAAGAGTATTGCTATTACCAGAAGTTTTCCAAAACAAATCTCTGATTTTGATTTGTTGCGGGAACGTATTGCCACCTTTGCATCAGTTTGTGCTGAGAAATTACGGAAACAAAACTCTTGTTGTCATACGATTATAGTACTGTTGGTCATTGATAAACATACGGTGCAAACTTCTAAATATTATTTTAATATGGCCGTTACCCTGCCTTTTGCAACGAATTCAACCTTAACAATATCGAATGCTGCCATTGATATGTTTCAGCAATTGTATAAGGGAAATGAGAATATAAAATTCAAAAAAGCAGGCGTTATTGTCACTGAACTTATTGATGAAAACAGAAAACAGTTGCAGCTATTTGAGGAGGAAAACCCAAAACATTTGGAGTTAATGAAAGTAATGGATCGTCTCAATAATAAAATTGGAGAGAAAAAAGTAAAGTTAGCCACTCAAAATTTAAGCTTGACTTGGAATATGAATCAGAAGCATTTGTCGCCAAAATACACTACTAATTTTAAAGATATTCTAGAAATAAAATGCCAGTAA
- a CDS encoding NUDIX domain-containing protein — MVENNTETNSLKTVEQSAMNAITIDCVIFGFDNGILEVLLVQHAEGISKGKWGLPGGWIKKKESIDNAAHRLLGELTGLDKIFLEQLKAFGEPDRFPLRRVITIGYYALIKRADYNVKAGFTAADAKWYKINEIPDLIYDHNEILDYSLKQLRNRVRQAPIGFNLLPEKFTLLELMHLYEEVLGVEMDKSNFRRKILHMKLLLALDEKQQDVSHRAAKLYKFDAEIYEKLTQKGFNFEF; from the coding sequence ATGGTTGAAAATAACACGGAAACGAATTCCTTAAAAACAGTGGAACAATCAGCCATGAATGCAATAACGATTGACTGTGTAATATTTGGTTTTGACAACGGGATTTTAGAAGTTCTTTTGGTGCAACATGCTGAAGGTATTAGTAAAGGAAAATGGGGACTTCCGGGAGGTTGGATAAAAAAGAAAGAAAGTATAGATAATGCTGCCCATCGATTGTTGGGAGAACTTACAGGGTTAGATAAAATATTCTTAGAGCAATTGAAAGCTTTTGGAGAGCCGGATCGTTTTCCGTTAAGAAGAGTTATTACAATTGGTTATTATGCTTTGATTAAAAGGGCCGATTATAATGTAAAGGCTGGTTTTACTGCAGCTGATGCAAAATGGTATAAAATTAATGAGATACCGGATTTAATTTATGACCACAATGAAATTTTAGATTACAGCTTAAAACAATTACGCAATCGGGTGCGTCAGGCTCCCATAGGTTTTAATCTTTTGCCTGAAAAGTTTACTTTGTTAGAACTCATGCATCTTTATGAGGAGGTTTTGGGAGTAGAGATGGATAAATCTAATTTTCGTAGAAAAATTCTGCACATGAAGTTACTGCTTGCTTTGGATGAAAAGCAACAAGATGTTTCCCATAGAGCAGCAAAGTTGTATAAATTTGATGCTGAAATTTATGAAAAGCTAACTCAAAAAGGGTTCAATTTCGAGTTTTGA
- a CDS encoding LexA family transcriptional regulator, giving the protein MPVNKEQKLTFFLPDFESDLKIPFISEGVSAGFPSPAADFMETNIDLNKELSENPLATFYIKVKGNSMIDAGINDKDVLVVDRSLEPQNNKIAICFIDGEFTVKRIQLEKDCLYLMPENANYSPIKVSEENQLIIWGIVTYVIKKL; this is encoded by the coding sequence ATGCCAGTAAACAAAGAACAAAAACTAACATTCTTTCTGCCGGATTTTGAAAGTGATTTAAAAATTCCTTTTATATCCGAAGGCGTTTCAGCGGGATTTCCCTCACCGGCAGCTGATTTTATGGAAACGAATATCGATTTAAACAAAGAGCTAAGTGAAAATCCTTTAGCCACTTTTTATATCAAAGTCAAAGGGAATTCAATGATTGATGCGGGTATAAATGACAAGGATGTACTTGTAGTAGATCGAAGTTTAGAACCGCAAAACAATAAAATCGCCATTTGTTTTATCGATGGAGAATTTACGGTGAAACGCATTCAACTCGAGAAAGATTGTTTGTATCTCATGCCTGAAAATGCTAATTATTCTCCTATAAAAGTGAGTGAGGAAAATCAATTGATTATCTGGGGAATCGTGACTTATGTGATAAAAAAGCTTTAA